The following proteins come from a genomic window of Streptomyces sp. GS7:
- a CDS encoding TetR/AcrR family transcriptional regulator gives MAGQGATKRRYDPKRRIAEITTATEKVIAERGIEGLTHRAVAEQAGVPLGATTYHFATKDDLIQAALQRSVDRYAAYLADWVAQRPELTPEQLAVLLTDALMGCFGPQRDNQVMEFELYLAALRRPALRPIADRFIELSIDALMPYVDPLTARAAAVATNGLTLRGLAGTTPPTRAEVEDILRRILTPNPNLPAPTPAPGQNTPQAQA, from the coding sequence ATGGCCGGGCAGGGCGCCACGAAGCGGCGGTACGACCCCAAGCGGCGGATAGCGGAGATCACCACCGCCACCGAGAAGGTCATCGCCGAGCGCGGCATCGAGGGGCTGACCCACCGGGCGGTCGCCGAGCAGGCCGGTGTCCCGCTGGGCGCGACGACCTACCACTTCGCGACCAAGGACGATCTCATCCAGGCCGCCCTCCAGCGGTCCGTGGACCGCTACGCCGCCTATCTCGCCGACTGGGTCGCCCAGCGTCCCGAGCTCACCCCGGAGCAGCTCGCCGTGCTGCTCACCGATGCCCTCATGGGCTGTTTCGGCCCCCAACGCGACAACCAGGTCATGGAGTTCGAGCTGTACCTGGCGGCCCTGCGCCGGCCCGCACTGCGTCCGATCGCCGACCGGTTCATCGAGCTGAGCATCGATGCGCTAATGCCGTACGTGGACCCGCTCACCGCCCGCGCCGCGGCCGTGGCCACCAACGGCCTGACCCTGCGCGGCCTTGCCGGCACCACGCCGCCCACTCGGGCGGAGGTCGAGGACATCCTGCGCCGCATCCTCACCCCCAACCCGAATCTGCCCGCCCCCACCCCTGCCCCTGGCCAGAACACCCCACAGGCACAGGCATGA
- a CDS encoding VOC family protein yields MMNIAPCLAVKDPLATAAFYRKLGFGVLDTGPLNPEHPLLIITHDGKPALMVQTDTSLRELLPTMQPTNGCSGIHYFTVADFDATIERIRPHVEVVKDTVTNYDRTGREFFFCDPDGYILGIFGPDNIDDFRQQTETATATETT; encoded by the coding sequence ATGATGAACATCGCCCCCTGCCTGGCCGTGAAGGACCCCCTCGCCACCGCCGCCTTCTACCGGAAGCTCGGCTTCGGCGTCCTCGACACCGGCCCCCTCAACCCCGAACACCCGCTGCTGATCATCACCCACGACGGCAAACCCGCCCTGATGGTCCAAACCGACACCAGCCTGCGCGAGCTGCTGCCCACCATGCAGCCCACCAACGGCTGCTCGGGCATCCACTACTTCACCGTCGCCGACTTCGACGCCACCATCGAACGCATCCGCCCCCACGTCGAGGTCGTCAAGGACACCGTCACCAACTACGACCGCACCGGCCGCGAGTTCTTCTTCTGCGACCCCGACGGCTACATCCTCGGAATCTTCGGCCCCGACAACATCGACGACTTCCGACAGCAGACCGAAACCGCGACCGCGACCGAAACCACCTGA